The sequence CTAAAACAAAGATAATACGCAAAACTTTGTTTAAAGGTAGTTTTTCTAACATATAGTTATAATTAGCATCTGTTTGATGGAGGTTGAATACTACTTGTTTTTGTGAGTTAGAATGATTATCATTGTCACTAGAACAAATATTTCTTCAGCATTAAGGTATCGCAATGACTATAAATACAGTTAATGCATCTTCTAATCAAGAACTTGTCATAGCTTTAATGGGTAAAGGTGGGACGGGTAAGACTTTTACTTCATTAGGTTTAATCCAGAGTTTGAGAAAGTTGGATAAAGCAATGATTGTAGCGGATGCAGATACTAATAGGTCGCTTTCGCGCTATCTTGCTGGTCATTATTTGGGATATGGGGAAGAAGAGTTAAAGCAACTTCCTTTGATGACTCAAGCAGAGCAGGATTTTTACGAGTTTCAGCAATTGGATTCCGAGCGAACCTACCGCGAATTTTACGGTACTCCATTCGATCGCGTTAAGAATTTTTCAGTTGAACCACCAGACTCTTTTACTCAGAAGTACATCAAATCTCTTGACGAAAAACTTGCATTGATGTCCGTAGGAACAAGTGCTTTGCGTAAGGAAGAGCTTTATTCTAATCGGTGTTCTCACGCTACACTAAATCCGTTAAAAGCCTGGTTAGCTTTATCTACAAATGGAATTATACTAGCAGACTGTGGTGGTGGGGAAGATGTTGGTAGATTTGGTTTACCCATTGGTGCCCATGTGGTAGTTGTGGTAGTGGAAGCAACTCCTGATTCTATTGCGATTTCTGAAGATATCCGTGCTATCGATGAAGAATTAGGAATTCCCGTAGTTTATGTTTTAAACAAATGTCTCAATCAGTTTCCGGAAGTTGAAGCTTTTGAAGCGGAGCATCAAGATACTATTGTAGGTAAAATTCCTTTCATACCTACAATTTACGGAAAAAATCCTTTAGAAGTATTCGGCGAGATTGAACCTATATTTAACCCAATAATTGAGAAAATCCTCTCTCAGAAATTGAGTTCACCCCAGCAAAGATGGGAAAGAGTATTAAGATGGCAAAAAAGACTACAGCAACAAATGGAAACTAAGAAAAGTCAATCGTTTAGTTTTGTTTCTTAACATCTGGCATTTTTATTTTGTATTTTATATTAGTTGCTTCTTGCTTCTTGTTCCCAGTCTGCGCCTGGGAATACATATCAAGAGGCTCTGCCTCTTAATATACCGCGAGGCAGAGCCTCAAGTAATTAGATTCCCAGCCAGAGACTGGGAACCAGTGAATAACTACCAATTACCAATTACCAATTATCCATTACCAATTACCCATTCTCACAGATTCCCAAACTTCGGACTCCACCATCCTTTAGCAGTATTAAAATAAACCGCTTCTTTGTGTTTCTTCTCTTGCCGTGCTTTAGAATCCGAACACCGTAACATAGTCTTCTTTTGCCCTTCTTTGGTATAAGCGTATTCTTCCAATGGTTTTTTACAAACCGGACAAGGATACTTGGTAACTTTTCCAGGAGGTTTCTTAGCTACGGGGTTTTGATCGTCTTTTGAGCGTGGAGCTTGCCAAGTTTTGTTGTAATCGCTCCAAAATAAAACCACGTTTTCACAACCGCTGAGGCATTTCAGAAAATATTTCTTTTTAACTTTGCTGCTCTTAATTTTTGCTAAATGATTATTGCATTCGGGACAGCGAGTTCTGGATTTATCGTATTTTCGCTCGGCAGCGGGATAATTTTTCTTCCCATTCGACGCAGCAACGGGTACAGTTTTTGCTTTTACTAAAGCTGGTGCAAAATAATCTTGATTCCAATTTGTCAGATATTTCTGCCAAGGTTGTTTTCCCGAAGCAATGCTATCGAGGGCATCTTCCATTTGGGCGGTAAATTCTGTTTTTAATAAATCTGGTAAAGCCTTTTGTAAAAAATCATCTACCTCTAGTCCTAAATTTGTAGGCTGCAAATTAGACTTTGTTAACTGCACGTAGCCGCGTTTTTTCAAAGTTGCAATTGTGGGAGAATAAGTACTGGGACGACCAATTCCTTTACGTTCCATTAACTGAACTAACTTCGGTTCGCTGTATCTCGGTGGTGGTTGAGTTTGCTTCTTCTCATGTCCGGCATTTTCTAAAGTTAAAGTTTGTCCTTGTTCTAAATTCGGTAAAAGCGTATCTTTGCTCAAATTTGCCCAGTATTTGGCATAGCCGAGAAACTCTACTACCTGTCCCCTAGCTTGCCAAAGTACTTCACCCGATTTGATAATTACCAAAGTTTTACGAAGTTGAGCCGCACGACATTGAGAAGCAACCGCTCTTTTCCATATCAATACATATAAATTAAACTCGTCAGAGGAAAGTTCAACTCGCAACTCCACCGAAGGACGAAATACATTAGTCGGACGAATCGCTTCATGAGCTTCCTGAGCCGTTTTTTTACTGCGATGTCTCGCCGTTTTATTCGGTAAATTCTGCGGATCGTTTTGCTCCAACCACTTACGCACGCTAGCGCAAAACTCCGGACTCAACATTACCGAATCCGTCCGCATATAGGTAATTAAACCAGCTTCATAAAGCTTTTGTGCTACCTGCATGGTTTTCTCCGGCGCAAATTTTAATCTAGAACCAGCTGCTTGTTGCAGCGTAGAAGTAATAAAAGGTGGAGGTGGTTGACGACTGGCAATTTTTCCTTCGTATTGGATAATTTGATGGGGATGATTTCGCGCCTCTGTCACCAAACGTT comes from Rivularia sp. PCC 7116 and encodes:
- the topA gene encoding type I DNA topoisomerase, with protein sequence MPKRLLIVESPGKVKKLSKILGSEWIVRASCGHIRELSNEGEDSLGFIMDGTNVRCCYIPRSQQAKETISKLKAAAKQVQEVVLATDPDREGETIAWHLKEALGLREPKRVVYTEITESAVRAAVAKPRRLDANLVGAGLCRDCLDKLVGYKGSPLVWALNNGAKSVGRVQSATLHLICQREREILTFVPQDYWSVWVDYVEGFRAFYKGMVNSAAETTQQDNQENDDTVVKKSEKAESTRVLSEAEAERLVTEARNHPHQIIQYEGKIASRQPPPPFITSTLQQAAGSRLKFAPEKTMQVAQKLYEAGLITYMRTDSVMLSPEFCASVRKWLEQNDPQNLPNKTARHRSKKTAQEAHEAIRPTNVFRPSVELRVELSSDEFNLYVLIWKRAVASQCRAAQLRKTLVIIKSGEVLWQARGQVVEFLGYAKYWANLSKDTLLPNLEQGQTLTLENAGHEKKQTQPPPRYSEPKLVQLMERKGIGRPSTYSPTIATLKKRGYVQLTKSNLQPTNLGLEVDDFLQKALPDLLKTEFTAQMEDALDSIASGKQPWQKYLTNWNQDYFAPALVKAKTVPVAASNGKKNYPAAERKYDKSRTRCPECNNHLAKIKSSKVKKKYFLKCLSGCENVVLFWSDYNKTWQAPRSKDDQNPVAKKPPGKVTKYPCPVCKKPLEEYAYTKEGQKKTMLRCSDSKARQEKKHKEAVYFNTAKGWWSPKFGNL